Within Conexibacter woesei DSM 14684, the genomic segment CACGCCGTCGGCGAGCGTCTGGGGGAGCATGCTCGCGTACGGCGAGTCGCCGCCCATCGCGCTTCTGGCCGACTCGGCCATCTGCGTCGTGAGCTGCTGCACGAGCATCTGCTCGAAGCCGAGCGCGGCGCTGTACGTGTCGCGCCGGACGGGCGGGGCGTCGCGGATGTCGGCCGGCAGCTGCGCCGCGTCGACCGGGGGAAGGCCGCCGATGCTCATCAGCGCTTCACCTGGTTGGCGACTTCGAGCATCTGGTCCTGCATGTGGATCGCTCTGCTCGCGAGCTGGAAGGCGCGCTGCGCGTTCATCATGTCGACCATCGCGTCGGACATGTCGACGTTGGAGCCCTCGAGCGTGCCCTGGCGCAGCGTCGCGCCGTTGGTCGCCGTGGCGGCGCCGCTCTCCGGCGTGACCGCGAAGCGGTTGTCGCCGAGCGCGCGCAGGCCGTCGGGCGAGGTCACCGTGACAAGCTGGATGCGGCCGATCTGCTGCCCGTCGTTGACGCGCACGGTGCCGTCGGCGCCGATCGCGATTCTGTCGATCGGCGTGTTGCGCGGGACGGTGACCGGCGGCGACAGCAGCAGGCCGTCGCTGCTCGTG encodes:
- a CDS encoding flagellar hook-basal body protein, with the translated sequence MLQGLYSAAAGMAAQQQRIDGVSNDLANISTPGYKGVRVGFRDLLYNSQGDQAGETVTAGAGSAASFIGRSQQQGAVLTTDQPLDVSIEGSGFFQLRRADGGIALTRDGSFRLDPLGRVTSSDGLLLSPPVTVPRNTPIDRIAIGADGTVRVNDGQQIGRIQLVTVTSPDGLRALGDNRFAVTPESGAATATNGATLRQGTLEGSNVDMSDAMVDMMNAQRAFQLASRAIHMQDQMLEVANQVKR